One genomic region from Gammaproteobacteria bacterium encodes:
- a CDS encoding 4-hydroxy-tetrahydrodipicolinate synthase, translating to MFRGSMVALVTPMQDDGALDYEALERLVEFHVESGTDAIVSVGTTGESPTLDEKEHCEVIRKTVLFARGRVPVIAGTGSNCTREAVDLTRSAMKSGADACLLVTPYYNKPTQEGLYQHFKKIAEDVAIPQILYNVPGRTVCDLLPETVARLAKISNIIGIKEATGNLDRARDILERCGDSLDLYSGDDATTREFILLGGKGTISVTANVVPRAMHEMCAAALAGNRAKAEALDAPLQALHRDLFLEANPIPVKWVLSEMGLIKRGIRLPLTVLSEKHHEILRQAMRQAGIL from the coding sequence ATGTTTCGCGGCAGCATGGTTGCGCTGGTGACGCCAATGCAGGATGACGGCGCCCTCGATTACGAGGCCCTGGAGCGCTTGGTGGAATTCCATGTTGAGAGCGGCACCGATGCCATCGTCTCGGTCGGCACCACCGGCGAGTCGCCCACGCTGGACGAAAAAGAACACTGCGAGGTGATTCGCAAGACTGTACTGTTTGCCCGTGGCCGGGTGCCGGTGATCGCCGGCACCGGTTCCAATTGCACGCGCGAAGCAGTTGATTTGACCCGCAGCGCAATGAAGAGCGGGGCCGATGCCTGCCTGCTGGTGACCCCGTATTACAACAAGCCGACGCAGGAAGGTTTGTATCAGCATTTCAAGAAGATCGCCGAAGATGTGGCGATTCCGCAGATTCTTTATAACGTACCGGGTCGTACCGTCTGCGATCTGTTGCCGGAGACGGTGGCGCGGTTGGCGAAGATTTCCAACATTATTGGGATCAAGGAGGCGACCGGCAATCTGGATCGCGCCCGCGATATCCTTGAGCGGTGTGGTGATTCGTTGGATCTTTATAGCGGTGACGATGCCACAACCCGTGAATTCATTCTTCTGGGCGGCAAGGGGACGATCTCGGTGACGGCCAATGTTGTGCCACGCGCCATGCACGAGATGTGTGCGGCGGCGCTGGCGGGCAATCGGGCCAAGGCCGAGGCGCTGGATGCGCCACTGCAGGCGCTGCATCGAGACCTGTTCCTGGAAGCCAATCCGATCCCGGTCAAGTGGGTGCTGAGCGAGATGGGGCTGATCAAGCGGGGTATTCGCCTGCCGTTGACGGTATTGTCAGAAAAGCATCATGAGATCCTACGCCAGGCGATGCGCC